The Mytilus galloprovincialis chromosome 2, xbMytGall1.hap1.1, whole genome shotgun sequence genome has a window encoding:
- the LOC143064179 gene encoding uncharacterized protein LOC143064179 isoform X5, with translation MESFLKTWIKRQGKIGLASPCPLCRDEYLTVDYRNIKLLRQFLNPFTGDVLPSLKTGVCQQRLKELQIQRLKAIDYGFIQMPLKQRHYDYSEYHNLAKESEEKSKLLSNSTSTDMDTLENAMASPVDISSSIETNMAASEDPEDRNNEQKKLAGDEDQSDSSSDSSSDSGSESDSDSSSEPDDSGPPNDTKDKPEDQPS, from the exons ATGGAATCATTTCTAAAAACATGGATAAAG AGACAAGGAAAAATTGGTTTAGCAAGTCCATGTCCTCTTTGTCGAGATGAATACTTAACTGTGGATTATAGA AATATAAAATTACTGAGACAATTTTTAAATCCATTTACTGGTGATGTTTTGCCTTCATTAAAGACCGGAGTTTGTCAACAAAGATTGAAGGAATTACAGATACAAAGATTAAAGGCTATAGACTATG gttttataCAGATGCCCCTTAAACAAAGACATTATGACTATAGTGAATACCATAATCTAGCAAAAGAATCAGAAGAGAAATCTAAACTTTTGTCTAATTCAACAAGTACAGATATGGATACCTTGGAGAATGCAATGGCCTCCCCAGTAGATATTTCGTCTTCAATAGAAACAAACATGGCTGCTTCAGAAGATCCAGAAGATAGGAATAATGAACAAAAGAAATTGGCAGGAGATGAAGACCAATCAGATTCTTCTTCTGATTCTTCTTCAGATTCAGGATCAGAATCTGACTCAGATTCCAGTTCAGAACCAGACGATTCTGGACCTCCCAATGACACTAAAGATAAACCAGAAGATCAACCTAGCtaa